ATTACTTAATCTTAAATAATTCCagagaaattaaaagagctttctTTACCAAATTAGTGGTCTTAAATAAAAGAGAACAGCATGTCCGTTATTGTTGTACTGTTTCATTAAGGATATTAATTTCTATTAGATCAGGTGGATAGGATTTTTTGCAGAAAGGTACATATTTTCTCCAATTTTATTCTGACTACGAATATTTAGGGCCACTGAAGACTGCTAGTGTTTATAAACATTTATCTTCAATAAAATACTATTTTTACCGTGGATTTTTTTGACAAAGCGCAGTCACACTCTCaaagcatccagcatgtgctatatCTTCTCCACTATGTATTTTTCTTATTGATGCACATTAGAAAGCAGGAAGCTAAAATCTCCATTAGACAATTTGCAGAAAGTTTCATATTTTCAAAGTGCTTCTGTCAGTAAGTCTGCTAATCAGTTTCTGTCACTACACACATCAACAACAAATTTCACCAGGAATCTCAAATACCTATAAAAAGTAAATTGAGCAAGAAATTCatctaaaaaagttaaaaaaattcatctaaagAAGTTCACAGAGTGACTCGATGGACAGCGGTGAGCGCATATTTAGTGCAAGGCTCTTACTATCCAGAGTTTGCTCCTCAACCCCACGTCGTACATCTCGTCATTGATGCATTGGTGAGCAGTTGCTCTATGATCGCCGAACGCCGCATGTCAGGCACTTGCTGTAGACAGATCAGGGAATTACCGCAGAATTAGGTTTTAGCTTGTAGGTATTTttcctgtgtttatgtggaattagGTATCGTGTATGTAAAAGGTTCTTTTCTGATCACATAAGATCCGCTTTACCGTCTTGATGATTGTCAGTGATCAGCACAATAACTTTTTACCTCCTTTCCGGATAATAATGTATTTAATCTCTACAGGTGGTGTGCTCCCACAGGTGTGGCCAACAAAGTGCGTGATTTTAGTGATGCTTTGCTTTTGTGTTGGCAGCCCTCTGTTCGACGACCTGATGCAGCCGCTGTGTTCAGAATCGTCAACCGACGATGCGTGCTATGGGTGCTTCGCGCGCTACTCCAGGATGAAGCAGGTAGTGTATACAGTCTAGGAGACACGAAAATTTGCCagctttgtaaaagaaaaaaatcgtaAGATATACAACTGCCATAACTTATAGACAAAAAGTGAATCATTAAAACGCGTCTTTAAAGGGATAATAACCTAAGCTATAATTAGTATCTTATCCTTTGCGTGTTAACgaatatttatttacgtattttttatttatttaccatcaTATATGAGATGTGTCGTCTAGAGACTATGGAAAACTGAGCAAACTACTACAGAAAAAAGAAAAGGTACACTAATATACTACAATTGTAGGGTACAAGTTTTGTTGCTACTGACGCTTATATGAAATTAAATCAAATCTATGCATATGGTAACGGCAGACTCAAATGAATACGTCCAGTAAAATCACGGATGAACTGCTCTAGTGAACCACATCATCTGTCACTGGTTTCCCGTCACTCAAGTGTTCCTAAACAACATTAGCTACAAACATGTAACACCTAATAATCTAATAATCACCAAAAAATGGTCTCGTGTGATATTTTAACTTTCTTAATCTTATTTATAAGAGCAGCACTACAACGGTGCATCAATTTTGTATCCTGAAAACAGTCCATCCATAACGACAACTGTCTCTAAATTAGGTGGTCTTCAACATAAAAAGACAGATAAACCGAAAAGATCATATTCCAGTTCCCAGTTGTGACCACAGGTCACAGTTAAGGTCGATGAGTATCTTATAGTGTCAAGTGTACCACGAACGTATGTTTCATTCATCTAATGGACGACACTGACCTTCTAATAGGCGGACATATTACCAAAACACTCCAGTTACGGACATTGGCCTAGCAGAAAAACTATTTTTACTTACTATTATTGAGCTATCTGAGCTCTTTGCGCACATAGCCTGTCCCAGCCACTCCGTTCTGTACTCAAGTCTTTCCTTGGTATCTCAGAAACGGAATATTTCATTTCTCTTAATGTTTAAGGTGAAATATACAGTCATAGTTTCTTTAAGATAGCATAGTGAGCTGTGCTTTATAATCTTTTGAAAGCAGGACTATAACTGTGCTTTTAATTACAGACACCAGATGCATATGAAGAACTCAAAAAATGCACCACAAGGTACCTGAATGGCACAGCTTACGCAGAATGTCAGGCACTGGTGAGTCAATAGATTATTTACCTAATTGTAACAACACATAATGTTAACGGTATTTGACCTTTTATTGTGAATACAGACGTAATCATGCAATTCCAAAGCACTAAGCGCTATTCCGCCCACGCACCCTCTGTCGCCCTTTAATCATTTACTGCCGCGCCTTGCTTCAGCTGTCCTCTAAATGCCGTCGATATGCAAGCTATCTTCAAAGTGTTTCAACTTTCACAATcactaaagtacactactggccattaaaattgctacaccaagaagaaatgtaaatgataaacgggtattcattgcactagaactgacatgtgattacattttcacgcaatttgggtgcgtagatcccgagaaatcagtacccggaataaccacctctggccgtaataacggccttgatacgcctgggcattgagtcaaacagagcttggatggcgtgtacaggtacagctgcccatgcagcctcaacacgataccacagttcaagaagagtagtgactggcgtattgtgacgagccagttgctcgggcacctttgaccagacgttttcagttgctgagagatctggagaatgtgctggccaggacagcagtcgattattttctgtatccagaaagacccgtacaggacctgcaacatgcggtcgtgcattatcctgctgaaatgcagggtttggcagggatcgaatgtagggtagagccacgggtcttaacacatctgaaatgtaacgtccgctgttcagagtgccgtcaatgcgaaaaagaggtgaccgagacgtgtaaccaatggcaccccataccatcacgcggggtgatacgcttgtatggcgatgacgaatgcacgtttccaatgtgcgtccaccgcgatgtcgccaaacacggatgcgaccatcgtgatgctgtaaacagaacctggattcatccgaaaaaatgacgttttgccattcgtgcacccaggttcgtcgttgagtacatcatcgcaggtgctcctgtctgtgatgcagcgtcaagggcaaccgcagccatggtctccgagctgatagtgcatgctgctgcacacgtcgtcgaactgttcgtgcagatggttgttgtcttgcaaacgtccccatctgttgactcaggtatcgagacgtggctgcacgatccgttacagctattcggataagatgcctgtcatctcgactgctggtgatacgaagtcgttgagatccagcacggcgttccgcattaccctcctgaacccaatgactccatattctgctaacagtcattggatctcgaccaacgcgagcagctatgtcgcgatacggtaaaccgcaatcgcgataggctacaatcccacctttatcaaagtcggatacgtgatggtacgcatttcgcctcctcacacaaggcatcacaacaatgttccaccaggcaacaccggtcaactgctgtttgcgtatgagatatcggttagaaacttttctcatgtcagcacgttgtaggtgtcgccactgacgccaaccttgtgtgaatgctctgaaaagctaatcatttgcatatcacaccatcttcttcctgtcggttaaatttcgcgtctgtaacacgtcatcttcgtggtgtagcaattttaatggccagtagtgtagttcgacgTTTATCCGTACTGAATCTTGTACACAGTTGCTTGCAGTAATAGAGGAAATTAAATCCAAATGTCCCTTTCATGCTTGAGAGGAAGCGATCTGTAAACGAGTAGAAAAAATGGTTTTTAATAACTCCAAAAATATTAATTTGCTTTGGACATTCTTAGTAGGTGCTACTTGTTGTAATGATTCTCTCCCTGTAAAGTACGTAGAAAATGTTTGCTTTCGCCCACATTGCACGTGAGTGAACAGCACTGCAATACGTCTGTTTGCACTGTAAGAGAGACATCAtcatatgttataaaaaaagtagtTAACTTGCAAATCCAGTCAGTGTCTAGTGATCCACGTCGTTTTAATTTCATCGATTAGGTCGTGAATTGTTTTTTAAGACAAGCTTGAAGCACCAGTTCCTGTTTTCAAAATATGTCGTCTTATTCCCATTCAACGTAAAATAATCCACAATCACAAACACAGTGAAGAACCACAAGAAAGCACGTATATCTAGAACGAACAAAAATACTTGAGATCAGTTTCATTGTCTTTCTAATACCCACACGTCCAAAGAGCTTCACCTTATGTTAACCCTTTCAACAGCAAATTGAATCTGAGGCAACGGACGCCAAGCAAGGGTAGTATAAACCAAGCTAATTGTTCTCTAAGTTTCCAGTGAGTTCTATCAGTCAAAACATTGTTTATGTAACTTCCGTTTTTAGAGCTAAGTTcagttttaatttattaactatttttctttagtattgattCCTTTGACGATTTTGAAAATAGCAATTGTTGATAAAGTTTTTATGTTATTGAAAGGATATAAATAATGGTTGACTATAATAAAtaatatacttttgttttattaACATTTGCTGCCATTTATTTGCAAACTCGGCTTCATAGTGTAGCATAACAGTatattaaaatatcgatatataagCGAAAAATTATAATTGTGGCAAATTTACTCCTGAGGACTTCAAAACTTAGTAAACATCCGAAATTTTGGATtacataaattattaataaaaggTAGTTCAAATCTGTCCGGAATTTAGGTGGTATCGCAGATTTGTGTAAAGGTGAAAAGTTCCATCAGGTTTTGATTTATTACGTTACCTACTGTTTATTCACTTTCCTGTGAGCAATAACTTGATGTGAGAGACCAACGTGTTTAATATTACCTTATTGTAATATTTTCACAGAATGTATGAAAGAGACCTCTGCATTTAATTTTTCGTTCCATTTTCAGGTCGGAGATGCTACAGTGCTTGAAGGTGGACTGTCGCCTGTATACTGCGATTTTGAAAAGTGCGTTAGGAAACGAGACATGTTGCAGCTGGTAAGTATGACGAACAATAATTTAAGCACATGTATGCAGCAATTTATGAATAGTTActacctttgtgaaattatgaaaatttctgaaacaattttgttcatttttgttttctttctcctttttttattAGGTCGATGCATGCGCCAAGCAGAACGACAATTCCAAAACTGAAGCGGAGAAGTACATACAAACAACATCCTGCATTGCTGAAGAACTGAAGCGACGTAATTATGTAAGTGCTtagctaacgaaaaaaaaaaaaaacagagatgtaTGTCGAAAATCAAACAATGTACAGGCCGTGTTGAATGGAATCTAAGAGTTGTGCACCGTTTTTCATTTAATCCGATATTTATGAAAGTACTAGAACCCTGCAACCGCGTGGCCCGCACGCTGCGGTGTGCGAGTGAGAGTGCAAATACGCTTCGCCAACGATGGCGGAAGTGGAAGTTGCCGAAGACTACCGATGCTAATTACAGCCGCGTGAGTGCATGTACACCAGCCATACGGCTGGCACAGCCGCGTGAGGCCTTGTCCGCAGACACACAGATTTCATGCATCTGCACTCACTTGCACATGGGTTGCAACTCTGCAGGGTGCACGTGCGCGATGCGCTTTGCTTAGCACGAGACTTGGGTGAAATTTATGAGAATGACGGATAACGAATAGAAATAGAAATTACTATTCGTTATTCACCAATAAGAAATATTATTTGAAACATTATTCACGTATACGAACAAGAACATTTCTTTGTCGTTGTGGATAAAATCTGTTTAGAATAATAGATAAATTTGAAATCCAATTGTATTTATTGCTCAAATTCTTTGTCATATATAAAACGAATGTACCTCACGTTTCTTTTAAATTACTTTTCAGAACAGCTCCCTTTTATAAGTGTCTCATCAGAAAGTTTATTTGATTTATGGAGAGTTACTGTTGAGACACTAAAGAAAATACGTTCTACACATGCAATGCACACCTGAATTCGTCTTTAATCATGACGTCGAACTATGACTTTCAGCTTTTCAGCTTAGAATCTTCTTTAGCAAAAATTGTGAAACCATCAGTTCTGCCGTAGTTTTTGGCAAACAAGTCGTTGTGATTCCAACTTAACTACACTTCTCAAATCACATTCCAAATAAAATCTTCTTTTCACATCATAATGTCATTCGAAACTCATAACCCGACTTCTTTCACATTTATTTGGCTATTATATatctgaagtttgttgtaaaccTCCCTTGGTCATGAGCAGCAATAAAGGTGAACTACTTATTTTTAAGTCGTGGGTAAGActgtgctgcagtaactgcaatggGCATAGAAAGACGAGAAACGTCTTCAATCCTCTCTTCACAACTTCAAGAGACACAAGTTGCAAGTGTGGTACAATATTACGAATTCTTCTGTATTCTTGAACCCAGTGCCTCTCCCGAAATTTTTGAATCTCGTATCTCTACTTAACTTCATAGACGAATGTCTTACCGAAAAAACTATTCCACATTGTAACAGGAAACTTATTCAAAGTTAATCTTAAAAGCACTTTGTATGACTTTATACATCCAGCAACATTCCATGAACGTTTTAGGAGACTTTAGATGAAAAGTCTGTTGATGTTAATAGGAACAGCTGAGATCTTGCTTGGTTCACTCATTTTGTAGCACTACAAACACGAATTACGTAATTATACCAAGGAGACATGCATATCTGATAGTGTTAGCAATCTAAAAGAGGTGCTGAAGCTTGAGAGATTCTGCCGTCTGCATTCTAATCGTTGGCTGCTAACGTACAGTTCTTGCTCATGTTAGTGGTGGGAGGAGGAGACGTAACTGGCAGGTGCAGAGACAATTGAAGGGGGCGAGTCGGTAAGGGCTTTACAGCACTAGGCAGGCAATCTGGGGTAGTCAATAAAAGATGACGTGTATTTTAGCCCGCGCACTAGGCCGCTGTAATTTCGTGGCTCCACGCTGCTAGTTGTGAGCAGGCTGCCTCGTTTAAAAAGCATGTGGCTGCCTTCTGTCTTTGTGCACTTGTCGAAGCAGCCAGACTTTTCATGCATCCTGAAATAAATTGCACGATGCCTTTCGAAAGCTTGTAGGACCTGGGGAAATTTACAGTACTGGATGGACGTACAGTACACCGTCAAATTTATAGCCATCTCCTTCTGGCACACTATTTTGTAAAACACAGCATGAATTTATTATGATAATTGAAAATTCTTCTCGAACGTCCACTGGGCGAGGAAAAATTCCCCTTTCTCCATTTAATTGAGAGAATGCAATAAGTGTATTCTATAAACCGCCTAGTCCGAGATAGTCGGTTTTTAGAGATTCTTTTGGCCTTCCAGCATAAGGACACATTAAATTTTCAGATATACTAAATGCCTTGTCTCCGACAATGACGCATGGCATCAGTATTCCCTTGTTTGATATGTGGTTTTTCTCAGATATTCTTAAATTTTAATTAACCAGAGTCTTATGCAGAACTGATTGCATAGATGTGTCACTATATTTTCCGTGTGCCCCAACACCTATGTAAGTGAACTTATAATCCACAGCGCATAaagcaagtaaaataatatatTATAAATATAGTGAAGTGCATTTGTTACGAGAAAAAGAGGCATAACATATTCCACGTCCGTCTCGCTCAGCTGATCGGTCACGAATGACCGTCAGCTGGCTGACTAAATTGGCTACTCAACATTGCAGCAGCGCAGTGCGTTATGACCCAAGCTGATGCGATGGGCCACCTATAAGCATTTTTACTTTTCATTTGCCACACTGTATATCGTATAAAACTGAGCTGAACTTGAAGGACGGTTTCAGCACTGCAGTGCTTTACACCCATCTCTGAACAGACTTCTTTAGCCAGTTAGGGTGGATCTATACTTCAACACATACTCCACGGTGCATTTTGACTTGgtattattgtcattgttataggCGAAATAAGGGAAAAGTGACCGATAAAATCATAGTACCAACCGAGGATCCTACCTCAAGCCTAAGTTTTGTAGTCTGGAACTTAAGCCACTGGAACAAAAAGGCATATTTATGGATAAACAATTAATAAGTTATTTATCAAACAGAAACGGCACTGAGCCAAGGAAACAAATACTAATTCtgtacaagaagtaaacaaagaaaatatggtGGGGTGTATGGTATTCGTTATTTAATTTATAGATAATTTATTGgcgaataaatttgtttgaattaTCTACCTTTCAAATAATTGTCGAGATAGAAATCTGTTCGAATAATATCCATATTTTTTCACCATTACACCTTACACTTCCTTTCTCTTTTTGTACATATTATCAAATATAACGAGTCCTACTAGTTCATTTCATCGATGTACTCGCAAAAACCTACATTGTagcttgattgcaatttttttggtAGTTATAAACAAAGTTAACAAAAGAAGTATGTAATCACATTCctcaacataaatatttttaatttgttctgttcaAAATATGTCTAAATGTCAGTAAGACTTTAGAAGCTGACTGAAAGCGAGCATTAATTTATCAGCTATTATTTCACGGAGATACACCTTTCCACAACTGAAACAATGACCTTCAATAACATTCAATATTCTGttataattttaattttcgttATACTGTGGTAACACCTGGTGAATGTCAGGTGTACACCACACACCTTCTTCATAGAAAACGTGGAAAATGGACAGCTGAAAGAAATTCTAATTCTAAATGCATTCATTGGCTTACCAGTCCCATTAGCACAGCTACATTGTGTCGGGGCTGAGTAGGTAgagtccatgtttccctaccagCGTGGCAAGGGCACGCGGCTGTTTCCCGTCACTCCGTGAGTGAGCGTCACGTGATACCGAGCGAGTGAACTATCCAGTCACGTGCTTCCACGTGCACGTGCAGAGCGAGTGATGTAGATGAAGGCTACTCACACAGATTCGCCACGCGGATGCACTGCCCTAGAAGTGCCGCTATTTTTCTGCGAATCACAGAAAAAATGTATAAGAACGTAGTACTAACTAATTCGTATGCAAAATGATCATATTATAAGAATTTCATGGAACTGCTTGGATTAATGATAGCATGTTGCTCACAAAACGCGTGAAATATCTCAGTCACGAACCAAGTTAAAGAGGGCAGAAGCTTTGACAACATCGTGCTTAATTACTGTCTAAGCAAGAACCTAGAAGGGgaattaaattctgcaaattacCTATACTGTCTGCAGGCAACGTTTCTGAATCCATGGAAAAGTACCGGACGTTCCCGATATTTCATAAAAAAATTCAAGATACCACAAAAAACTTTTCGGAAGAATATTAGAAAGAAAAGGGTCTGTTGAACTGAGCAGACAAAAGTTGCAATGGATGGCTCGTTCGAATGTGTTCCGTATCTGGCGTCCGAATGTTGCGGCTAGATGCGGCGTATAGCGCGACTGTAGACACAACACCTGAGCTGTCTCTTAAAGGCAGCTGTCTTGCGAACTTGGCAGTTTAACGACTTAGAATGTTGGTTGGTAATTTGTTCAAGATTCGCAGGACATACCTTATCGGACATTACATAAGAATTCGGGTTTCCAAACTAAATTGTGTCTACGGCGGATCTCCAATATCACAGAGTCAGTGTTTCCACACGCATGAACCACCGCACAGGACAACAGCCACAACTAATTGACGAACGGACGTCACGTCGTCTAAGGAGAGTAATACAGGGAGATCGAATGATTCAGATGGTTCTAAgtgctatgggacctaacatctgaggtcatcagtcccctagatttagaactacatgttttaaaccgaactaacctaaggatatcacacacatccatgcccgaggcaggattcgaaactgcgaccgtagcagcagcgcagttccggactgaagcgcctagaaccgctaggccacagcggccggccagggaGATCGATAGTGTTGTgtagcataaaacgtaattcatctgaaaaggcctccagtcgccactcaatggacgtcctgCTGTCACAAtttcgtgcaaattccagcctttgtggCCGATAAACAgccgtcagcatgggtgcatgaaccaggcggctgctgcagaggcccatgggcagcaacgttcgctgaacagtcgctgaagagacactgttggtaaccccttggttcatctggacggtcagttgctcaacagttgcatgtttatatgcccgtacacatctctgcggccatcgttcacccctgtcatctatggcccattgtGCACAACAGTTGCCTCAGCCTGGCttttggatggcgccatttcgccatgcacggtatattttaaccatcGTGGTGCGCGAatagtttttttctgaaagtagattgTTTTTATTCACGATTAttatacaccgtattattcccccctcttttggctacagccggccggtgtggccgtgcggttctaagcgcgtcagtttggaaccgcgtgaccgctacggtcgcaggttcgaatcctgcatcggacatggatgtgtgtgatgtccttaggttagttaggtttaagtagttctaagttctaacggactgatgacctcagtagttaagtcccttagtgctcagagccatttgaaccatttttttcttttggctacagaacccaGTTCGAGGGCcataccttactgggagggcctgtatgctggCACGGTGCCTCTCTGCTggtcgtcttgctgcatcagtaacctccccataatccacatactgcttcctgcggagtgcatccctcattgggccaaacggatggaagtcggaaggtgcaataGCCGGGCTGTAGGTTGGATCAGGAAGAATATTCCAATTTcctgagctcctctcaggtgcgcagactcgtgtaaggcct
This portion of the Schistocerca serialis cubense isolate TAMUIC-IGC-003099 chromosome 3, iqSchSeri2.2, whole genome shotgun sequence genome encodes:
- the LOC126469574 gene encoding uncharacterized protein LOC126469574 produces the protein MAVAPVLLAVAVALLAATDSVAVPPHRPPVNAYTTSPLFDDLMQPLCSESSTDDACYGCFARYSRMKQTPDAYEELKKCTTRYLNGTAYAECQALVGDATVLEGGLSPVYCDFEKCVRKRDMLQLVDACAKQNDNSKTEAEKYIQTTSCIAEELKRRNYLSGPRYPGGYTTPKSYAVYVTEAGELRVMSTYWGNDQYSCEPWHSPLGSPGASAGGSF